In a genomic window of Rhopalosiphum maidis isolate BTI-1 chromosome 4, ASM367621v3, whole genome shotgun sequence:
- the LOC113549329 gene encoding protein glass-like, whose product MDWCAGGEDLLGDPTLLVAAGMLHGPTQFCTDTCCTPGLEQPNEQTVQFQQPAIVTVGGSYSKPCGDMADVLMSLKHTVPTPQSSVDEQHHQHDQAYGLSANHNDDSQPLVDYGGSSYGDQTCWTTLGAGHQQQQVQQHQFPSMSVNVSMNMTMHGYAPIHGDTQFGCQPVGWTLPASPSPVHHHHHHHHGSVHHQGLLSPLVSMGTGGYQSGATYSFTADFRPQDPISSQLPPPPFACNIQPAAPAQSSSSSAAIIDDDCKDLKPCAEILMSVSGCGMGGVECSPVGSATIGEDGCRPNMCRICGKTYARPSTLKTHLRTHSGEKPYRCDDCNKSFSQAANLTAHVRTHSGEKPFRCQICDRRFSQSSSVTTHMRTHSGERPYRCRLCKKAFSDSSTLTKHLRIHSGEKPYQCKLCLLRFSQSGNLNRHMRVHSGMNGADILLPV is encoded by the exons ATGGATTGGTGCGCAGGTGGCGAAGATCTGCTGGGCGACCCTACGCTGCTGGTGGCTGCGGGGATGCTGCACGGGCCAACGCAATTCTGCACAGACACTTGCTGTACGCCCGGACTAGAGCAGCCCAACGAGCAAACAGTTCAGTTCCAGCAACCGGCAATCGTTACAGTCGGCGGTTCATACag cAAACCGTGTGGAGACATGGCCGATGTATTAATGTCTCTCAAACACACCGTGCCAACTCCACAATCCTCAGTAGACGAACAACATCATCAGCATGACCAGGCGTATGGACTGTCTGCCAATCACAAC GACGATTCACAACCGCTGGTCGACTATGGCGGTTCGTCGTATGGCGATCAGACGTGCTGGACCACGCTCGGAGCCGGCCACCAGCAGCAACAGGTCCAACAACACCAATTCCCCAGCATGAGCGTGAACGTCAGCATGAACATGACTATGCACGGGTACGCTCCGATACACGGAGACACTCAGTTCGGATGTCAACcg GTCGGGTGGACTCTGCCGGCATCACCGTCGCCAGTGCACcatcaccaccaccaccatcacGGCTCCGTGCACCACCAAGGTCTGTTGAGTCCATTGGTGTCTATGGGTACCGGCGGTTACCAGTCGGGTGCCACGTATTCGTTCACCGCCGATTTCCGGCCACAGGACCCGATATCATCACAACTACCACCGCCGCCGTTCGCGTGCAACATACAACCGGCTGCCCCGGCGCAGTCCTCGTCATCATCTGCGGCGATAATTGACGACGATTGCAAGGACTTGAAACCATGCGCAGAAATCCTGATGTCGGTAAGCGGCTGCGGCATGGGCGGCGTCGAGTGTTCTCCGGTCGGGTCAGCGACCATCGGCGAGGATGGCTGTCGGCCGAACATGTGCCGGATATGCGGCAAGACGTACGCCCGTCCCAGCACGCTCAAGACCCACCTGCGCACGCACTCTGGTGAAAAACCGTACCGGTGCGACGATTGCAACAAGTCGTTCAGCCAGGCGGCGAACCTGACGGCGCACGTACGTACACACTCCGGCGAAAAGCCGTTCCGGTGCCAAATATGCGATCGGCGGTTCTCGCAGTCGTCGTCGGTTACGACCCACATGCGCACCCACTCGGGCGAGCGGCCGTACCGGTGCCGATTGTGCAAGAAAGCGTTCAGCGACTCGTCCACGCTCACCAAACACCTGCGGATACATTCGGGCGAAAAACCATACCAGTGCAAGCTGTGCCTACTCCGGTTCTCGCAGTCCGGAAATTTGAACAGGCACATGCGCGTCCACAGCGGCATGAACGGCGCCGATATTTTGTTGCCTGTATAA